The Candidatus Nitrosocosmicus franklandus genome contains a region encoding:
- a CDS encoding DUF5320 domain-containing protein, with amino-acid sequence MMSYSHCSSSYTLGSFLTREEKIQLLKEYHQDLKKELQGIEEKIKELEIS; translated from the coding sequence ATGATGAGTTATAGTCATTGCAGCTCTAGTTACACCTTAGGGAGTTTTCTTACAAGGGAGGAAAAAATACAACTATTAAAGGAATATCACCAAGATCTAAAAAAGGAACTTCAGGGTATTGAAGAAAAGATAAAGGAACTAGAGATAAGCTAG
- a CDS encoding pyruvoyl-dependent arginine decarboxylase has translation MFFTKGKGTHKDNLTSFELALRDASISDLNLVSVSSIKPPLCKIVNREEGRKHLRPGQIVFTVLARSATNEPNRLIAASIGLARPVDDAQYGYLSEHHSTGETATKAGDYAEDLAMEMLATTIGLPTNPTLTWDQNEEQWKLSGKIYKTQNFTQSAQGNKDGMWTTVISAAVLVL, from the coding sequence ATGTTTTTTACTAAAGGAAAAGGCACCCACAAAGATAATCTCACTAGTTTTGAACTTGCATTGCGCGACGCTTCAATAAGTGATTTAAATTTGGTATCTGTATCAAGTATCAAACCTCCTCTTTGTAAAATCGTAAACAGAGAGGAAGGGCGTAAACATCTAAGACCTGGGCAAATTGTTTTTACAGTTTTGGCAAGATCAGCTACTAATGAACCTAATAGGTTAATCGCAGCATCTATTGGATTGGCTAGACCTGTGGACGATGCTCAGTACGGATATTTATCTGAGCATCACTCAACCGGAGAAACCGCTACAAAGGCCGGAGACTATGCAGAGGACTTGGCGATGGAAATGCTAGCAACGACCATTGGCTTGCCTACCAATCCGACGCTAACTTGGGATCAAAACGAGGAGCAATGGAAACTTTCTGGAAAAATTTACAAAACACAGAATTTCACCCAGTCTGCTCAAGGAAACAAGGATGGAATGTGGACCACGGTAATAAGTGCAGCAGTACTGGTTTTGTGA
- a CDS encoding CbtB domain-containing protein → MSSVNDLRVIQKDQTPKLAIVVLAIIALISIYIVGYDQGQLFSLVQGNQAYDVMWIHEFTHDIRHAAGFPCH, encoded by the coding sequence ATGAGTTCTGTTAACGACCTTAGAGTTATACAAAAGGATCAGACTCCTAAATTAGCAATTGTGGTTCTAGCAATCATTGCATTAATTAGTATTTATATTGTGGGTTACGATCAGGGTCAGTTATTTAGCTTGGTTCAAGGCAATCAAGCATACGATGTTATGTGGATACACGAGTTTACGCATGATATAAGACACGCAGCAGGCTTTCCTTGTCATTGA
- a CDS encoding anti-sigma factor: MKRSKTPIVLITFAAILSLTLHLEQVSAEPITMDINKALDPGPGFGTEKIGTLSIDSQNKTLDISVNLTVTPKEDKVFEAWLVDADGSNYKLSLGAIEAGSLKTSEHMVNPYTYTQFIITEEPLDDVDPNAAGTFGGAELQSPFGQ; this comes from the coding sequence TTGAAAAGATCAAAAACACCTATAGTACTGATCACATTTGCAGCAATATTATCACTGACTCTTCACTTAGAACAGGTTAGTGCTGAACCGATTACCATGGATATCAATAAGGCCTTAGATCCCGGTCCTGGATTTGGAACAGAAAAAATCGGAACACTGTCTATTGACTCACAAAATAAAACATTAGATATTTCCGTTAACTTAACTGTTACTCCAAAAGAGGACAAGGTTTTTGAAGCATGGTTGGTTGATGCAGATGGTTCTAACTATAAGCTAAGTTTAGGTGCAATTGAAGCTGGAAGCCTTAAGACCTCAGAACACATGGTAAATCCATACACTTACACGCAGTTCATTATTACTGAGGAACCATTAGATGATGTGGATCCGAATGCTGCTGGAACTTTTGGTGGAGCTGAACTCCAATCACCGTTTGGACAATAA
- a CDS encoding PadR family transcriptional regulator, with product MTKSAEDCCDMRGMLGFLILFLLSKKPMHGQEIAGEISKRKGEKKPSPGTIYPALKSLRESGFIIEEKDGKTIVYSLTVRGENALKVAKRKFVRTFFGIFPDQGFAQKYNA from the coding sequence ATGACGAAAAGTGCGGAGGATTGTTGTGATATGAGAGGGATGTTGGGCTTTTTAATTCTGTTTTTATTGTCTAAAAAGCCCATGCATGGACAAGAAATAGCAGGAGAAATTTCAAAGAGAAAAGGTGAAAAAAAGCCTAGTCCTGGGACCATATATCCAGCTTTGAAGAGTTTAAGGGAGTCTGGATTTATAATCGAGGAGAAAGATGGAAAAACCATAGTCTATAGTTTAACGGTGAGAGGAGAAAATGCATTGAAAGTGGCGAAAAGAAAATTTGTAAGGACTTTCTTTGGAATTTTTCCTGATCAAGGTTTTGCTCAAAAATACAATGCATAA